Below is a window of Candidatus Melainabacteria bacterium DNA.
GGCCGCGAAATTCATAAATCGATTTGTCGATTCTCTGGAGAGGCAAGGCATAGAGGTCGAGCAATACTATCCGGAACTGGGACCTGCACAGCACGAGCTCAGTATCAGGCATACGGCTCCATTGAAAGCATGCGATCGCCAGATTTATTACAGAGAAACATTGCGAGGGGTGGCATTGGAGCATGATTTAGATGCAATGATCGCTCCGAAACCATTTGATGATCAGCCTGGCAACGGTTGCCATTTGCATTTGTCAGCGTGGGACGTTTATCAGGAGCGCAATCTTTTCTGGGCTGAAAATGGATTGAGTGATTTTGGCAGATTTTTTGTTGCCGGTATTCTCAATCATTTGCCTGCGTTGGTGGCATTGACCTGTCCTTCGGTCAACTCATATCGGCGCCTTCGTCCTCGTTCGTGGAGTTCTGCATACACATGCTGGGGATTTGAAAATCGAGAAGCTGCGGTGCGCGTACCCTCTGTCTACTGGGGGCAGGAGATGGCGACTACGAATATAGAATTGAAATGCGTTGACAGTTCTTGCAATCCGTACATCGCCCTTGCCGCTGTGCTGGCATGCGGGCTAGACGGTGTAAAACGTCATTTGCCGTTGCCACCGCCCGTAGAGGTTGACCCAAGCACCTTTTCTGCAGATGAAATGATCGATCGAAAAATTCACAGATTGCCGTCAACATTGCAAGAGGCTCTTATCGAGCTGGAAGAGAATGAAATTTTGATGAAACTGTTGGGGAATTTCGGCAATACTTTCATCGCTGTAAAAACGTCAGAGTGTGGTGCATTTGCCGGTGCGAATACTGAGTTTGAACTGAGCCAACACCGCACCAGGTTCTAAGGATGATTAATCTAAGCCGCATCATCCTGATAGACCATCATGCTCACTCCGTTTTGAAAGACTTTTCGCAATTAGATGCTATCGGTTTTCGACAGGCGTTTAGCGAAACCAATTCTCTTTCTATGTTGCAGTCTCATGCCCAGCATTCTCTGCATTACATGCATATGTTGCACGAACTGAGTGAATATCTGGATGTTGAAGAGGAAGAGGCGAATATTTTGGAGATGCGATGCCGTCTGGGCAAAACTGACTATGTGCAAATGCTTTTTGATGATGCCTCAATTGGAGCTGTTATTGTTGATGCCGGATTTCGTAATGATGACATGGCTTCCCTGGAAAGTTTTGCGGCTCTCGCTGCACGGCCCATTTATCAGTGCGTTCGGATAGAGGCGGTAATTGAGTCCGTCCTTCATGCAGCAAATTCCTACGAAGAAGCTCATGATGAATTCGTAAACAGACTTACGCATCCTTCAGGTTCAAGGACAGTTTCCTTTAAGACGATCGCTGCCTATCGAGGCGGTCTGTCAATAGATCAAGTAGATAAAGGGTCCGCTCAAAAGAATTTTTCACAGTTGAAGTCCAACGATGTATCGAACAAACCTGCGCGAATCAGTCGTGGTGCCCTGTACCATTACTGGTTGCGGCTTGCCTTCGAGGTCGCGCAGGAGCTCAGTATTCCAGTACAGATCCACTGCGGACTGGGCGATGCCGACGCTGACCTTAGAGACGCGAACCCCTGGTGTTTTCGCAGTATTCTTGAAGACCGCAAATTCGCTAAGACCAATTTCGTCTTTTTGCATTGCTATCCATATGTTCGCGAGGCGGCTTTGCTTGCATCGTTGTATAACAACGTATACATGGATCTGTCACTGGCTCTCTCATTGATTTCCACACAAGCCGGAAGTTTGTTTGCAGATGCGCTGGCTGCTGCGCCATCCAGCAAGGTTTTGATTGCGACTGACGGGCATAGCGTTCCTGAGACTTATTGGTACGC
It encodes the following:
- a CDS encoding glutamine synthetase, producing MAQKSVDEIVTLAQKSAISLVRFIFCDSASIIRGKCTRTDKLKERIESGIGLVKGTMAMNLLDQLQADTGLGATGEIRLIPDLETWAVLPYAERSASLICDMQELNHKPWDHCPRNILKSVVAEAKSLGYSFQVSFEPEFTLGTFADGEYKPIDRSLCFSTDGMNRAAKFINRFVDSLERQGIEVEQYYPELGPAQHELSIRHTAPLKACDRQIYYRETLRGVALEHDLDAMIAPKPFDDQPGNGCHLHLSAWDVYQERNLFWAENGLSDFGRFFVAGILNHLPALVALTCPSVNSYRRLRPRSWSSAYTCWGFENREAAVRVPSVYWGQEMATTNIELKCVDSSCNPYIALAAVLACGLDGVKRHLPLPPPVEVDPSTFSADEMIDRKIHRLPSTLQEALIELEENEILMKLLGNFGNTFIAVKTSECGAFAGANTEFELSQHRTRF